A genomic segment from Tuwongella immobilis encodes:
- a CDS encoding alpha-ketoacid dehydrogenase subunit beta, producing the protein MATLVQAIRLALHYGETHLGVTDIFGEDVGPPLGGVFTATQGLKTAWNSPLDERGIIGTAMGIAWAGGRPVAEIQFCDYALNTIDLMKLAGSQRWAGAGEWELPMVVMTPTGAGIRGSLYHSHCFESWASRLSGWKIVMPSTPLDAYGLMLSAIVDPNPVLMLLPKALMRVPGAERIPGEPESADQLRAMIDAPVGDRRDWQPTWPEIQPHFISLGKAATRREGDAATVISYGRTLPLCVQAADEIRDSHQIACEVIDLRTLFPYDWDTIRASILRTGRVLIVHEDTEVTSFGEHLLRRVVEECFYDLMVRPRLVQGRHLPGIGLNPMYEEQTLPQLSGIRQAMLELAREAA; encoded by the coding sequence ATGGCCACATTGGTTCAGGCCATTCGATTGGCCCTTCATTACGGTGAGACGCATCTGGGCGTAACCGACATTTTTGGCGAAGATGTGGGCCCGCCATTGGGTGGGGTGTTTACCGCAACCCAAGGATTGAAAACGGCTTGGAACTCGCCGTTGGACGAACGTGGAATCATTGGCACCGCCATGGGCATTGCTTGGGCGGGCGGGCGTCCGGTGGCGGAAATTCAGTTTTGCGATTACGCGCTGAATACGATCGATTTGATGAAGTTAGCCGGGAGTCAGCGCTGGGCCGGTGCCGGCGAATGGGAATTGCCAATGGTGGTGATGACCCCCACGGGCGCGGGGATTCGTGGCAGTCTCTATCATTCGCACTGCTTTGAGAGTTGGGCGAGTCGGCTCAGCGGTTGGAAAATCGTCATGCCCAGCACGCCGTTGGATGCCTATGGGTTGATGCTTTCGGCCATTGTCGATCCGAATCCGGTGCTGATGCTACTGCCCAAAGCGCTGATGCGGGTGCCGGGGGCGGAGCGGATTCCTGGTGAGCCGGAAAGTGCCGACCAACTGCGAGCGATGATCGATGCGCCAGTTGGGGATCGCCGAGATTGGCAGCCGACTTGGCCCGAGATTCAGCCGCACTTTATTTCGCTGGGCAAAGCGGCAACGCGACGCGAAGGCGATGCCGCCACCGTGATTTCCTACGGGCGAACGCTGCCGCTTTGTGTGCAAGCGGCGGATGAAATTCGGGACTCGCACCAGATTGCTTGCGAGGTCATCGACTTGCGAACGCTTTTTCCTTACGATTGGGACACGATTCGCGCTAGCATTCTCCGCACAGGCCGGGTATTAATTGTGCATGAGGATACCGAAGTCACGAGTTTTGGCGAGCACTTGCTCCGCCGAGTCGTGGAAGAGTGTTTCTACGATCTGATGGTCAGACCGCGATTGGTGCAGGGAAGGCACCTTCCGGGCATCGGACTCAATCCGATGTACGAAGAGCAGACACTCCCGCAATTGTCGGGCATCCGCCAGGCAATGTTGGAGTTGGCACGCGAGGCGGCGTGA
- the lpxK gene encoding tetraacyldisaccharide 4'-kinase encodes MGSRLRDWVLSVIRGRRGVLASMTRAGLWTLQWPYRLAVAWRNRQFDRGVGVVGVGVPVISVGNLTVGGTGKTPFVEYLAQFLRDSGLQVCILSRGYGSDGGRNDEAMVLEENLPDVPHLQAADRVTLALTAREELAAEVLILDDGFQHRRLARTCDLVLLDATDPFGQEHCLPRGLLREPIRNLRRAHMAIISRADQVSPDELQAIRTQIQRIAPDLPIATAVHQPLELLGVAGQQQACELLAGRSVVAFCGIGNPEAFRHSLEQLGATIRAFRSFPDHHAYSRDDVADLERWVESQADADAWVLTTQKDFVKLQIESLADRPVWALRIGMGLREGEERLQALLEQVAASPSVPLPDELDEE; translated from the coding sequence ATGGGCAGTCGCCTGCGGGATTGGGTGTTGAGCGTGATTCGCGGACGGCGAGGGGTGCTGGCAAGCATGACTCGCGCGGGCTTGTGGACGCTGCAATGGCCGTATCGGCTCGCGGTTGCCTGGCGGAATCGGCAGTTCGATCGCGGCGTCGGCGTGGTTGGCGTGGGTGTGCCGGTCATCTCGGTCGGCAACCTGACCGTCGGTGGCACCGGCAAAACTCCATTTGTGGAATATCTGGCACAATTCCTGCGAGATTCCGGGCTGCAAGTCTGCATTCTGAGTCGGGGTTACGGCTCGGACGGTGGGCGGAACGATGAGGCGATGGTTCTGGAAGAGAACCTGCCGGATGTACCGCATCTGCAAGCGGCGGATCGGGTGACGTTGGCCCTGACCGCACGCGAAGAATTGGCCGCCGAGGTGCTGATTCTGGATGATGGATTTCAGCATCGACGGTTAGCCCGAACCTGCGATCTGGTGCTGCTGGATGCAACCGATCCCTTTGGGCAGGAGCATTGTCTGCCACGCGGATTGCTGCGGGAGCCGATTCGCAATCTGCGACGCGCTCACATGGCGATCATCAGTCGAGCCGATCAGGTCAGTCCCGACGAACTGCAGGCGATTCGCACGCAGATTCAGCGGATCGCGCCGGATTTACCCATCGCCACGGCGGTGCATCAGCCATTGGAATTGCTCGGCGTCGCGGGACAACAACAAGCGTGTGAGTTGCTTGCGGGCCGGTCGGTGGTGGCGTTTTGTGGCATCGGGAACCCAGAAGCGTTTCGGCATTCGTTGGAGCAACTCGGGGCGACGATTCGAGCGTTTCGGAGCTTTCCGGATCATCATGCGTATTCGCGGGATGATGTGGCCGACTTGGAACGCTGGGTGGAATCGCAGGCCGATGCCGATGCCTGGGTCTTGACCACGCAGAAAGATTTCGTCAAACTCCAGATCGAATCCCTGGCCGATCGCCCCGTGTGGGCGCTGCGCATTGGCATGGGGTTGCGTGAAGGCGAGGAACGACTCCAAGCCTTGTTGGAACAGGTAGCGGCGTCGCCATCCGTGCCGTTACCGGACGAATTG
- a CDS encoding YfhO family protein codes for MSQIIRIVGTPLLLLALTLLLFVDLVRHPDQLLATDTGDILYQHLPAKHFWLTSFRATGEFPLWCPTQFAGSPFLHDPQVGIFYPLNWPLLLLPTEALPSYLSWMIVLHVWIAGLAMAGFARYRGLSEFGAIVAATSWMFAGKWLLHILVAGHTILSGLAWLPLAVWGIERAIRTGSFVSALGGGVAFSLIAFSVHPQWVAYSALLLVIWSIGVVAEPQSDAGTRRLTRLRRFFTLGALGGATALGLYAVQLLPTWEATQASLRDFSGDRGLAGVSTKAALGNLLAVPLTEDYVSWEAISGWGIVSLFLIGLLRGAREFRTRLVLGVWVLLTMLALVPEWIWGQLPVFRMFRIHLRLMTLVAFPMALLMGDISDRWVRGEFPQLLKRGLLGSVMILAFVVIGAGLFILELWPKVTFLLHPYWLILPVLIAMLAMLIREQNPITRMRLRPIWLSILLLESGIVLFPLVEVRPAEPLLKPTPIVAALAERIQPTDRAMDRGWSFPMTEAPSETEIPLTPFGGGAYVAVHAGIPTIGGYNPLDVGWYRRYWRWVQDRPVAKGVDFLQSPFLGDVPIRNPKLIDLLGVRYCLSPLDRPPPADWKLVAQQGPAMAYHLEHPRSYDIPAYGLFENPNVMPRAFVVEKLLPMPEDAESARNAMRDNDFRTTALVSNLPSAMPQPQPGASKRTATITEYQPNRVVVEVEAGRVGMLVLTDVWFSEWTARIDGQLEPILRVNGCFRGVVLPSTSCKVEFRIESQSLNRGATITIITMVLVGVGFVFGWLRNRGAVVPKVEMASPSIS; via the coding sequence ATGAGCCAGATCATTCGCATCGTCGGCACGCCGCTCTTGTTGTTGGCACTGACGTTGTTGCTTTTCGTCGACCTCGTGCGGCATCCCGATCAACTGCTGGCCACCGACACCGGCGACATTCTCTACCAACATCTGCCGGCGAAGCATTTCTGGCTCACCAGTTTCCGCGCAACCGGCGAATTCCCGCTGTGGTGTCCCACCCAATTCGCGGGGTCGCCATTTTTGCACGATCCGCAGGTCGGAATCTTCTACCCGCTGAACTGGCCGTTGCTGTTGCTGCCCACCGAGGCGCTTCCCTCGTATTTGAGTTGGATGATCGTTCTCCATGTCTGGATTGCCGGGCTGGCCATGGCCGGGTTCGCCCGGTATCGCGGATTGTCCGAATTCGGGGCAATCGTGGCCGCCACGAGTTGGATGTTCGCCGGCAAATGGCTGCTGCACATTCTGGTCGCCGGCCATACGATCCTCTCCGGCCTGGCCTGGCTGCCGCTCGCCGTCTGGGGCATCGAGCGCGCCATTCGCACCGGTAGCTTCGTCAGTGCATTGGGCGGCGGCGTGGCGTTTAGTTTGATCGCTTTTTCGGTTCACCCGCAATGGGTGGCCTATTCTGCTTTGCTGCTCGTCATTTGGAGCATCGGCGTTGTCGCGGAACCCCAATCCGACGCAGGCACACGACGACTCACCCGATTGCGACGATTCTTCACCCTCGGCGCACTCGGCGGCGCAACCGCACTCGGGTTATACGCCGTTCAACTACTCCCGACATGGGAAGCCACCCAAGCCTCACTCCGCGACTTTTCCGGCGACCGCGGCTTAGCCGGCGTTTCTACCAAAGCAGCACTTGGGAATCTGTTGGCCGTTCCACTGACCGAAGATTATGTGAGCTGGGAGGCAATTTCCGGCTGGGGGATCGTGTCGTTGTTCCTGATCGGGCTTCTGCGCGGGGCGCGCGAGTTCCGCACGCGATTGGTCTTGGGCGTGTGGGTGCTGTTGACCATGCTCGCACTTGTGCCGGAATGGATTTGGGGACAATTGCCCGTCTTTCGGATGTTTCGGATTCATCTGCGATTGATGACACTCGTCGCCTTCCCCATGGCATTGCTCATGGGCGACATCTCGGATCGCTGGGTACGCGGCGAATTCCCCCAATTGCTGAAGCGCGGCCTGTTGGGGTCGGTGATGATACTCGCATTCGTGGTCATTGGCGCGGGCTTGTTCATCCTCGAACTCTGGCCCAAAGTCACGTTCCTGCTGCATCCGTATTGGCTGATTCTGCCCGTTTTGATTGCGATGCTCGCCATGCTGATCCGGGAGCAGAACCCCATCACTCGCATGCGGTTGCGTCCCATTTGGCTCTCGATTCTGCTGCTGGAAAGCGGAATCGTACTGTTCCCCCTGGTGGAAGTTCGCCCTGCGGAACCGTTGCTGAAACCGACACCGATTGTCGCCGCGCTCGCCGAGCGGATTCAGCCCACGGATCGAGCCATGGACCGAGGCTGGAGTTTCCCCATGACCGAGGCGCCATCGGAAACCGAAATTCCGCTAACGCCCTTTGGCGGTGGCGCGTATGTCGCCGTGCACGCCGGCATTCCCACGATTGGCGGTTACAACCCGTTGGATGTTGGCTGGTATCGACGCTATTGGCGATGGGTGCAAGACCGCCCCGTGGCCAAGGGCGTTGATTTTCTGCAATCGCCGTTCCTGGGCGATGTGCCGATTCGCAATCCCAAACTGATCGATCTTCTCGGCGTTCGCTACTGCTTGTCGCCACTGGATCGCCCGCCCCCCGCCGATTGGAAGCTCGTAGCGCAGCAAGGCCCGGCGATGGCGTACCATCTCGAACATCCACGCAGTTATGACATTCCGGCCTACGGATTGTTCGAGAATCCCAATGTGATGCCGCGTGCCTTTGTGGTGGAGAAACTCCTGCCGATGCCCGAAGATGCAGAGTCGGCACGGAACGCGATGCGGGACAATGACTTCCGCACGACGGCACTGGTCAGCAATCTCCCCAGCGCCATGCCACAGCCGCAACCGGGGGCAAGCAAGCGCACCGCCACGATCACCGAATATCAGCCGAATCGCGTCGTGGTCGAAGTCGAAGCCGGCCGAGTCGGGATGCTCGTTCTCACCGATGTCTGGTTCTCGGAATGGACCGCTCGCATCGATGGGCAACTCGAACCGATTCTCCGCGTCAACGGCTGCTTCCGGGGCGTTGTCCTTCCCAGCACGTCGTGCAAAGTCGAATTCCGAATCGAATCACAATCGCTCAATCGCGGGGCCACCATCACCATCATCACAATGGTGCTTGTTGGAGTGGGCTTTGTGTTCGGTTGGCTGCGGAATCGGGGAGCGGTGGTTCCCAAAGTGGAGATGGCATCGCCATCGATTTCTTGA
- the cbiE gene encoding precorrin-6y C5,15-methyltransferase (decarboxylating) subunit CbiE, with protein MSSATANKVVIIGISNDGLAGLTSRSREVLLHAELVLGSENVLRLLPEINAERHRIGSDLQEIVDLIRSQLGRKAMVIVVSGDPLFYGIARYLCDKLGKEHFEVLPHVSSMQLAFARIKESWEEAYLTDLSTRTLDDVLDRIRIVETVGLFTSDTYHPARIARELLSRGLDYFRAYVCENLGGKDERITQGELSDIQSMQFDPLNVMILRRKPGRPDTVKATAKLRRFGNPDDAFAQSRPKTGLITQEEVRALVLARLDLQPGKVMWDVGAGSGSVALEAAQLVAPGTAYAIEQDAADYHLIVANAEMYGIKNVQAVHGMAPGVFQHLPAPDAIFIGGNGGEVARLLEASFQVLRPGGTLCVNVATLEMLMATYETLKRQGVPVDVKLINIARSVEQLESIRFEAVNPTYLLSVIKPIPNDRRMA; from the coding sequence ATGTCGAGCGCGACGGCAAATAAAGTGGTCATCATTGGCATCAGCAACGACGGCTTGGCTGGGCTCACCAGTCGGTCGCGTGAGGTGTTGCTTCATGCCGAGTTGGTCTTGGGCTCCGAGAATGTCCTGCGATTGCTCCCGGAAATCAACGCCGAGCGGCACCGCATCGGCAGCGATCTTCAGGAAATCGTCGATCTGATCCGCAGCCAATTGGGTCGCAAGGCCATGGTCATCGTCGTCAGCGGCGACCCGCTCTTTTACGGCATCGCCCGCTACCTCTGCGATAAACTGGGCAAAGAGCATTTCGAGGTGTTGCCGCACGTCAGCAGCATGCAGTTGGCCTTCGCTCGCATCAAAGAATCCTGGGAAGAAGCCTACCTCACCGACCTCAGCACACGCACCTTGGATGATGTGCTGGATCGCATTCGCATTGTGGAAACCGTGGGGCTGTTTACCAGCGATACCTACCATCCCGCCCGAATTGCGCGGGAATTACTCTCCCGTGGGTTGGATTATTTCCGGGCGTATGTCTGCGAGAATCTCGGCGGAAAAGATGAACGCATCACCCAAGGCGAATTGAGCGACATTCAATCGATGCAGTTCGATCCGCTGAACGTGATGATTCTCCGACGCAAGCCCGGTCGCCCGGATACGGTCAAAGCCACGGCCAAGCTGCGGCGCTTTGGCAATCCCGATGATGCATTCGCCCAAAGTCGCCCGAAAACGGGCCTGATTACGCAAGAAGAAGTGCGAGCGTTGGTACTGGCACGGCTCGATTTGCAACCCGGGAAAGTGATGTGGGATGTCGGCGCGGGGAGCGGATCCGTCGCCTTGGAAGCGGCGCAACTCGTCGCACCGGGGACCGCCTACGCCATCGAGCAAGACGCCGCCGATTACCATCTCATTGTTGCCAATGCTGAAATGTACGGCATCAAGAACGTGCAGGCGGTCCACGGCATGGCGCCCGGCGTGTTCCAGCATTTGCCCGCGCCCGATGCCATTTTCATCGGCGGCAACGGCGGCGAAGTCGCGCGATTGCTCGAAGCCTCGTTCCAAGTGCTGCGTCCAGGCGGCACCCTCTGCGTCAACGTCGCCACCCTCGAAATGCTGATGGCCACCTACGAGACACTCAAACGTCAAGGCGTCCCGGTCGATGTGAAGCTCATCAACATCGCCCGCAGCGTCGAACAACTCGAATCGATCCGATTCGAGGCGGTGAATCCGACCTATCTGCTCAGTGTCATCAAGCCGATTCCCAACGACCGTCGCATGGCCTGA
- a CDS encoding dihydrolipoamide acetyltransferase family protein, with translation MEFRVPQLGEGVYEAEVVRWRVTVGQTVRSGQPLLEVMTDKATMDVPAPFQGTITRLLLEPGQRVPIGTVMLEFTPTVTESLPLGGPSPSLYATTGSNPNPELPRAVTPPPNRIVLRSNDPQTVPMSHPQSRPTPAAAPSVRHLARKLGIDLNTVSGTGPGGRILMDDVLSATPMGGAGADRGDSSMPPPPLPPLPLMPTPTMTLRGTAGPTLNLGQPGTRIPMHGLRRQMADYLTEVTRRVPQCSLIDECDLTDVVRLRDTLKETLQQQSIKLTYLPFFVIACVRALKEVPLFNSSLDEHRNEIVLHDRYHIGIAVAVPDGVLVPVLRDADQMDIITIAREIERISRAARAGTSSREDLQGGTFTLTSIGGIGGLIATPMVPHPQAAILGIGKIVRRPVYNADDELRSAQMAYLSLSFDHRILDGAIAATFVNAVMRQLQNPARLLLPADLREGIAPAASPTTPFRRSA, from the coding sequence ATGGAATTTCGCGTACCTCAACTCGGTGAGGGGGTTTACGAAGCGGAAGTCGTGCGCTGGCGGGTGACCGTCGGGCAGACCGTTCGCTCCGGTCAACCCTTGCTCGAAGTGATGACCGACAAAGCGACCATGGATGTGCCGGCTCCGTTTCAGGGCACCATCACACGGTTGCTATTGGAACCGGGCCAACGTGTCCCCATCGGCACGGTCATGCTCGAATTCACCCCCACAGTCACGGAATCACTCCCCTTGGGCGGTCCTTCCCCAAGTCTTTACGCAACCACTGGTTCCAATCCCAACCCGGAATTGCCTCGCGCGGTCACCCCGCCACCCAATCGGATTGTGTTGCGATCGAACGATCCGCAAACCGTTCCGATGTCGCATCCTCAATCCCGGCCAACGCCTGCGGCCGCACCATCGGTTCGGCACTTGGCCCGAAAATTGGGCATCGATCTCAACACGGTTTCAGGGACGGGGCCGGGCGGTCGCATTCTGATGGACGATGTGCTGTCGGCGACTCCGATGGGCGGAGCGGGTGCCGATCGCGGTGATTCATCAATGCCACCTCCGCCGTTGCCGCCGTTACCCCTCATGCCGACGCCGACGATGACCTTGCGTGGCACGGCCGGCCCGACGTTGAATCTCGGTCAGCCCGGCACCCGGATTCCGATGCACGGACTGCGTCGGCAAATGGCGGACTACCTGACGGAAGTCACCCGCCGCGTGCCGCAGTGCAGCCTCATCGACGAATGCGATCTCACCGATGTGGTTCGACTGCGGGATACGCTGAAAGAGACGTTGCAACAGCAAAGTATCAAGCTGACGTATCTGCCATTCTTTGTGATTGCGTGTGTGCGGGCATTGAAGGAAGTGCCGCTGTTCAACAGCAGCTTGGACGAGCATCGCAACGAAATTGTGCTGCATGATCGCTATCACATTGGGATTGCCGTCGCGGTGCCCGATGGGGTGTTGGTGCCGGTGCTACGTGACGCCGATCAGATGGATATTATTACGATTGCGCGGGAGATTGAGCGAATTAGCCGCGCCGCGCGAGCGGGGACCAGCAGCCGCGAAGATCTCCAAGGTGGGACGTTTACGCTGACGTCGATCGGTGGGATCGGCGGGTTGATCGCCACGCCGATGGTGCCGCATCCGCAAGCAGCGATTTTGGGCATTGGCAAGATCGTGCGTCGGCCGGTCTACAACGCCGACGATGAATTGCGATCGGCACAGATGGCCTATCTGTCATTGTCGTTCGACCATCGCATTTTGGATGGTGCGATTGCCGCCACATTTGTGAATGCGGTGATGCGTCAGTTGCAGAATCCCGCACGGTTGCTCTTGCCCGCCGATCTTCGCGAAGGAATTGCACCCGCCGCAAGCCCAACGACGCCATTCCGACGGTCGGCGTAA